TCAGGCGATAGGACAAAATATAAACCCCGCTTGGTCAATCTGACCAAAGACGGGGTATTGGTGTGGTCCTCTTGCGTATGCCATCTACATCTATTGGCTCTTGCCCCTCTGATTCGATAATTCTGCGCTCACAGCGAACCGCGACCTTCTGCGGAAAGAGAATTGTAAAACTGACATGTCTGCTCAATTCCCTCTGCCAAGGCCACAGTCGGTTGCCATCCTAAAACCGATTTTGATAACGACAAATCGAGTAAGCTTCGCCGAACATCCCCCGGGCGAGGCTCAGCAAAAACCGGATCAGAGTAACGGTTACACACCCTCTGAACAAGCGTGTACAGCTCAGCGGTAGACACTTCGCGTCCGCTGCCGATGTTGAAAGTACCTGTCGCATCCGGTTTCAGCGCTGCCACGTTGGCTCGGCAAATATCCTCGACGTAAACATAGTCACGGAACATACCGTCAGGCATTCCCGGGTATGTGTATATCTTTGAAACCTTACCGGCTAGTAAGTTATTAATGAATATCGAAATGACCCCACCTTCCGAATCCCTATCCTGCCGAGGGCCGTACACATTTGCATAGCGCAGGATGGTGTACGACATCCCGCTTTCACCCGCCAGCACATGGAGGTATCTCTCCCCCATATATTTCGTGATTGCATAGGGAGACAAAAGTTTGGGGTGGTACGATTCAGGCGTCGGTGCAATATCTGCATCCCCGGCAAGGGCTCCACCACTCGAGGCATAGATGAATTTCCGGACGCCGTACGCTAAAGACAGCCGTATCACGTTTAGAATTCCAACGACATTTACTTTAGCGTCGTGGACAGGGTTCTTCACGGAT
The Alicyclobacillus curvatus genome window above contains:
- a CDS encoding NAD-dependent epimerase/dehydratase family protein, whose protein sequence is MKILVTGGAGFIGSHIVDAYVGLGHDVVVVDNLSSGQRKNVNENAVFHEVDIEDEQEVERVIKTHRPDVLNHHAAQKSVLQSVKNPVHDAKVNVVGILNVIRLSLAYGVRKFIYASSGGALAGDADIAPTPESYHPKLLSPYAITKYMGERYLHVLAGESGMSYTILRYANVYGPRQDRDSEGGVISIFINNLLAGKVSKIYTYPGMPDGMFRDYVYVEDICRANVAALKPDATGTFNIGSGREVSTAELYTLVQRVCNRYSDPVFAEPRPGDVRRSLLDLSLSKSVLGWQPTVALAEGIEQTCQFYNSLSAEGRGSL